One Lemur catta isolate mLemCat1 chromosome 15, mLemCat1.pri, whole genome shotgun sequence genomic window carries:
- the OTOP3 gene encoding proton channel OTOP3 → MPAQASASAEAPPMPSPEVQEAEAAPDKESQVDKGTKETGAAALPQQKSWLVWHFSLLLRRDRQAQKAGQLFSGLLALNVVFLGGAFICSMIINKVAITQGDVSILLAVLKVLSFLWLLYYAAGTTRQPHAVLYRDPHAGPIWVRGSLVLFGCCTVCLNAFRLGYDIMHINCKSQFELVFPVIEMVFISIQTWVLWKHCKDCVQVQTNFTRCGLMLTLATNLLLWVLAVNDDSTHQEIEAELGNLMEKSSGQGNNTCLCVNSTVCEVFQKGYLMLHSFSTEYCLICCAVLFVMWKNVGRRLAHHTGAHPSTPPFHLHGVILGPLLGLLTLVAGVCIFVLFQIKASGPAIAPQYFNLYYAFYVAVLPAMSLACLAGTAIHGLEERELDTVKNPTRSLDVVLLMGAALGQMGISYFSIVAIVATSSHELLNRLILAYSLLLIMQHIAQNLFIIEGLHRRPLWEAAPQGSSGKQEAEAPRRGSLLELGQGLRRASWAYIHSYSHLNRKRRALKEISFFLILCNITLWMVPAFGIHPEFQNGLEKDFYGYHTWFAIVNSGLPLGVFYRMHSVGSLVEVYLGA, encoded by the exons CTTCTGCCGAGGCTCCACCCATGCCTTCTCCAGAAGtacaggaggctgaagcagccCCAGACAAGGAAAGCCAAGTGGACAAGGGGACCAAGGAGACAGGGGCTGCCGCCCTGCCCCAGCAGAAGTCCTGGCTGGTGTGGCATTTCTCGCTGCTTCTGCGGCGGGACCGGCAGGCCCAGAAGGCCGGGCAGCTCTTCTCGGGGCTCCTGGCCCTCAACGTGGTGTTCCTGGGTGGGGCCTTCATCTGCAGCATGATCATCAACAAGGTGGCCATCACGCAGGGTGACGTGTCCATCCTGCTGGCTGTGCTGAAGGTCCTCTCCTTTCTGTGGCTCCTCTACTACGCGGCGGGCACCACCCGCCAGCCACACGCCGTGCTCTATCGGGACCCTCACGCGGGACCCATCTGGGTGCGGG GCTCCCTGGTGCTCTTCGGCTGCTGCACCGTCTGCCTCAACGCCTTCCGTCTGGGCTATGACATCATGCACATCAACTGCAAGTCACAGTTCGAGCTTGTCTTCCCTGTCATCGAAATGGTCTTCATCAGCATCCAG ACCTGGGTGCTCTGGAAACACTGTAAGGACTGTGTTCAGGTCCAGACCAACTTCACTAG GtgtggcctgatgctaaccctggccACAAACCTGCTGCTGTGGGTTCTGGCTGTCAACGATGACTCCACGCACCAAGAGATCGAGGCTGAGCTCGGCAACCTCATGGAAAAGTCCTCAG gccaggGGAACAACACCTGTCTCTGCGTCAACTCTACCGTGTGTGAGGTCTTCCAGAAGGGCTACCTGATGCTGCACTCCTTCAGCACTGAGTACTGCCTCATCTGCTGCGCTGTGCTGTTCGTCATGTGGAAGAACGTGGGCCGCCGCCTGGCACACCACACGGGTGCCCACCCCAGCACCCCGCCCTTCCACCTGCACGGAGTCATCCTGGGGCCGCTGCTGGGCCTGCTGACGCTGGTGGCAGGTGTGTGCATCTTCGTGCTCTTCCAGATCAAGGCGAGTGGCCCTGCCATTGCTCCCCAGTACTTCAACCTCTACTACGCCTTCTATGTGGCCGTGCTACCCGCCATGAGCCTGGCGTGCCTGGCGGGCACGGCCATCCACGGGCTGGAGGAGCGTGAGCTGGACACGGTCAAGAACCCCACCCGCAGCCTGGACGTGGTGCTGCTCATGGGGGCCGCGCTGGGCCAGATGGGCATCAGCTACTTCTCCATCGTGGCCATCGTGGCCACCAGCTCGCACGAGCTGCTCAACCGCCTAATCCTGGCCTACTCGCTGCTGCTCATCATGCAGCACATCGCCCAGAACCTCTTCATCATCGAGGGCCTGCACCGGCGCCCGCTCTGGGAGGCAGCTCCTCAGGGCTCATCCGGGAAGCAAGAGGCCGAGGCTCCCCGCAGGGGCTCCCTGCTGGAGCTGGGCCAGGGCCTACGGAGGGCCTCGTGGGCCTACATCCACTCCTACAGCCACCTCAACCGGAAGCGACGGGCGCTCAAGGAGATCTCATTCTTCCTCATCCTCTGCAATATCACA ctGTGGATGGTGCCTGCGTTTGGCATACACCCGGAGTTCCAGAATGGGCTGGAAAAGGATTTCTATGGCTACCATACGTGGTTCGCCATCGTCAACTCTGGCCTGCCTCTGGGAGTCTTCTACCGCATGCACTCTGTGGGGAGCCTGGTGGAGGTCTACTTGGGGGCCTGA
- the HID1 gene encoding LOW QUALITY PROTEIN: protein HID1 (The sequence of the model RefSeq protein was modified relative to this genomic sequence to represent the inferred CDS: deleted 1 base in 1 codon) has protein sequence MGSADSKLNFRKAVIQLTTKTQPVEATDDAFWDQFWADTATSVQDVFALVPAAEIRAVREESPSNLATLCYKAVEKLVQGAEGGCHSEKEKQIVLNCSRLLTRVLPYIFEDPDWRGFFWSTVPGAGRRGGEEDDENARPLAESLLLAIADLLFCPDFTVQSHRRSTVDSAEDVHSLDSCEYIWEAGVGFAHSPQPNYIHDMNRMELLKLLLTCFSEAMYLPPAPESGSTNPWVQFFCSTENRHALPLFTSLLNTVCAYDPVGYGIPYNHLLFSDYREPLVEEAAQVLIVTLDHDSATSASPTVDGTTTGTAMDDADPPGPENLFVNYLSRIHREEDFQFILKGIARLLSNPLLQTYLPNSTKKIQFHQELLVLFWKLCDFNKKFLFFVLKSSDVLDILVPILYFLNDARADQSRVGLMHIGVFILLLLSGERNFGVRLNKPYSVRVPMDIPVFTGTHADLLIVVFHKIITSGHQRLQPLFDCLLTIVVNVSPYLKSLSMVTANKLLHLLEAFSTTWFLFSAAQNHHLVFFLLEVFNNIIQYQFDGNSNLVYAIIRKRSVFHQLANLPTDPPAIHKALQRRRRPPEPLSRTGSQESASMEGSRPAAPAEPGTLKTSLVATPGIDKLTEKSQVSEDGTLRSLEPEPQQSSADGSPAKGESSQAWREQRRLSSASASGQWSPTSEWVLSWKSKLPLQTIMRLLQVLVPQVEKICIDKGLTDESEILRFLQHGTLVGLLPVPHPILIRKYQANSGTAMWFRTYMWGVIYLRNVDPPVWYDTDVKLFEIQRV, from the exons ATGGGGTCGGCCGACTCCAAGCTGAACTTCCGGAAGGCGGTGATACAGCTCACCACCAAGACGCAG CCCGTGGAAGCCACCGATGATGCCTTTTGGGACCAGTTCTGGGCAGACACAGCCACCTCGGTGCAGGATGTGTTTGCGTTGGTGCCAGCAGCAGAGATCCGGGCTGTGCGGGAAGAGTCACCCTCCAACCTGGCCACCCTGTGCTACAAG GCTGTCGAGAAGCTGGTGCAGGGAGCTGAGGGCGGCTGCCACTCGGAGAAGGAGAAGCAGATCGTCCTGAACTGCAGCCGGCTCCTCACCCGCGTGCTGCCCTACATCTTCGAGGACCCCGACTGGAGGGGCTTCTTCTGGTCCACAGTGCCCGGGGCCGGGCGAAGAGGG GGGGAGGAGGATGACGAGAACGCCCGGCCCCTGGCTGAGTCCCTGCTCCTGGCCATTGCTGACCTGCTCTTCTGCCCGGACTTCACGGTCCAGAGCCACCGGAGGAGCACCGTG GACTCGGCAGAGGACGTCCACTCCCTGGACAGCTGCGAGTACATCTGGGAGGCTGGTGTGGGCTTCGCTCACTCCCCCCAGCCTAACTACATCCACGACATGAACCG GATGGAGCTGCTGAAACTGCTGCTGACGTGCTTCTCCGAGGCCATGTACCTGCCCCCAGCTCCAGAAAGTGGCAGCACCAACCCATGGGTTCAGTTCTTTTGTTCCACCGAGAACAG acACGCCCTGCCCCTCTTCACCTCCCTCCTCAACACCGTGTGTGCCTATGACCCTGTGGGCTACGGGATCCCCTACAACCACCTGCTCTTCTCCGACTACCGGGAGCCCCTGGTGGAGGAGGCTGCCCAGGTGCTCATCGTCACCTTGGACCACGACAGTGCCACCAGCGCCAGCCCCACTGTGGATGGCACCACCACAGGCACCGCCATGGATGATGCCGAT CCCCCAGGGCCTGAGAACCTGTTTGTGAACTACCTGTCCCGCATCCATCGTGAGGAG GACTTCCAGTTCATCCTCAAGGGCATAGCCCGGCTGCTGTCCAACCCCCTGCTCCAGACCTACCTGCCCAACTCCACCAAGAAAATCCAGTTCCACCAAGAGCTGCTGGTTCTCTTCTGGAAGCTCTGTGACTTCAACAAG aaatttctcttctttgtgcTGAAGAGCAGTGATGTGCTGGACATCCTGGTCCCCATCCTCTACTTCCTCAATGATGCCCGAGCCGATCAGT CCCGCGTGGGCCTGATGCACATTGGCGTCTTCATCCTGCTGCTCCTGAGCGGGGAGCGGAACTTCGGGGTGCGGCTGAACAAGCCCTACTCAGTGCGTGTGCCCATGGACATCCCGGTCttcacgggcacccacgccgacCTGCTCATCGTG GTGTTCCACAAGATCATCACCAGCGGGCACCAGCGGCTGCAGCCCCTCTTCGATTGCCTGCTCACCATCGTGGTCAACG TGTCTCCCTACCTCAAGAGCCTGTCTATGGTGACTGCCAACAAGCTGCTGCACCTGCTGGAGGCCTTCTCCACCACCTGGTTCCTCTTCTCCGCTGCCCAGAACCACCACCTGGTCTTCTTCCTCCTGGAGGTCTTCAACAACATCATccagtaccagtttgatg GCAACTCCAACCTGGTCTACGCCATCATCCGCAAGCGCAGCGTCTTCCACCAGCTGGCCAACCTGCCCACCGACCCGCCCGCCATCCACAAGGCCCTGCAGCGGCGCCGGCGGCCGCCCGAGCCCTTGTCCCGCACCGGCTCGCAGGAGAGCGCCTCCATGGAGGGCTCCCGCCCCGCTGCC CCCGCGGAGCCCGGCActctcaagaccagcctggtggCCACCCCAG GCATTGACAAGCTGACAGAGAAGTCCCAGGTGTCAGAGGATGGCACCTTGAGATCCTTGGAGCCTGAGCCCCAGCAGAGCTCAGCAGATGGCAGCCCAGCCAAGGGG GAGTCCAGTCAGGCATGGAGGGAGCAGCGGCGACTGTCCAGTGCGTCAGCCAGTGGACAGTGGAGCCCGACGTCAGAGTGG GTCCTCTCCTGGAAGTCGAAGCTGCCGCTGCAGACCATCATGCGGCTGCTGCAGGTGCTGGTTCCCCAGGTGGAGAAGATCTGCATCGACAA GGGCCTGACGGACGAGTCGGAGATCCTGAGGTTCCTGCAGCATGGCACCCTGGTGGGGCTGCTGCCCGTGCCCCACCCCATCCTCATCCGCAAGTACCAGGCCAACTCGGGCACGGCCATGTGGTTCCGCACCTACATGTGGGGCGTCATCTATCTGAG GAATGTGGACCCACCTGTCTGGTACGACACAGACGTGAAGCTGTTTGAGATTCAGCGGGTGTGA